GCGTCGGTAGCGAAAGAGCGTCTACAGATCATCGTGGCGCACGAGCGCGGGCAACGCAGCGAGCCGGACTACCTGCCAGCGCTGCAGAAGGAACTGCTGGAAGTAATCCGCAAGTATGTGAACATCGGCAACGACGACGTGCATATCGAACTGGAAAACCAGGGC
Above is a genomic segment from Pseudomonas oryzicola containing:
- the minE gene encoding cell division topological specificity factor MinE codes for the protein MNLFDFFRGRQKQTSASVAKERLQIIVAHERGQRSEPDYLPALQKELLEVIRKYVNIGNDDVHIELENQGSCSILELNITLPDR